The Elusimicrobiota bacterium genome includes a region encoding these proteins:
- the lpdA gene encoding dihydrolipoyl dehydrogenase, whose amino-acid sequence MAISTDVLIIGGGPGGYVAAIKAGQLGRKVLLVDRDKLGGECLNYGCIPSKALIAAAGHAHKSKKSKDAGFDDPKHQLDWTKVVAWKDQMIGGFVKNIGVLVKGNKGEHIQGSAVFTTANTAVVTKADGSAEEVEFKHAIIATGSEIVSVPGFTIDGKDILGSKEALDLKTPPEGLVVVGGGVIGLEIGTFFAKLGTKVTVVEFTDSLLPVIEKDLVSPVSRNLTKLGVDVMLSSKAKSWTKKGKRLEVVAETPEGEKKILCDKVLMSVGRAPRSKGLGLEKLGVEVDKRGHVVVDTEMLSSAGNIYAIGDVVGQPYLAHKASREGILAAQSIAGEPLETRGQVPWAVFTDPEISWVGMTDPEAKAAGFTTVTGKFPFAASGRAMAVRETDGFCKVVADKATNRILGAGFVGTNASDLIGEACLAVSVGVTLEQVAQTIHPHPTLTETFAEACEVALGHPVHMLQVKREAPVF is encoded by the coding sequence ATGGCTATTTCGACGGACGTGCTCATCATCGGCGGCGGCCCCGGCGGCTACGTGGCGGCCATCAAGGCCGGCCAGCTCGGCAGGAAGGTCCTGCTCGTGGACCGAGACAAGCTCGGCGGCGAGTGCCTCAACTACGGCTGCATACCGTCGAAGGCGCTGATCGCCGCCGCGGGGCACGCCCACAAGTCCAAGAAGTCGAAGGACGCCGGCTTCGACGACCCCAAGCACCAGCTCGACTGGACCAAGGTCGTGGCGTGGAAGGACCAGATGATCGGCGGCTTCGTGAAGAACATCGGCGTCCTGGTCAAGGGGAACAAGGGCGAGCACATCCAGGGCTCGGCCGTGTTCACGACCGCCAACACCGCCGTGGTCACGAAGGCCGACGGCTCCGCCGAGGAGGTGGAGTTCAAGCACGCGATCATCGCGACCGGCTCGGAGATCGTCTCGGTCCCCGGCTTCACGATCGACGGCAAGGACATCCTGGGCTCCAAGGAGGCGCTCGACCTCAAGACCCCGCCCGAGGGCCTGGTCGTCGTCGGCGGCGGCGTGATCGGCCTCGAGATCGGGACCTTCTTCGCCAAGCTCGGCACGAAGGTGACGGTCGTGGAGTTCACGGACTCGCTCCTGCCGGTCATCGAGAAGGACCTGGTCTCGCCGGTATCGCGCAATCTGACCAAGCTCGGCGTGGACGTCATGCTCTCCTCCAAGGCGAAGTCGTGGACGAAGAAGGGCAAGCGCCTCGAGGTCGTCGCGGAGACCCCGGAGGGGGAGAAGAAGATCCTCTGCGACAAGGTGCTGATGTCCGTCGGCCGCGCTCCGCGCTCCAAGGGCCTCGGCCTCGAGAAGCTCGGCGTCGAGGTCGACAAGCGCGGCCACGTCGTCGTGGACACCGAGATGCTGTCCTCCGCCGGCAACATCTACGCCATCGGGGACGTCGTCGGCCAGCCCTACCTGGCCCACAAGGCCAGCCGCGAGGGCATCCTCGCGGCGCAGTCCATCGCGGGCGAGCCCCTCGAGACGCGCGGCCAGGTGCCGTGGGCCGTGTTCACCGACCCCGAGATCTCCTGGGTCGGCATGACGGACCCCGAGGCCAAGGCCGCGGGATTCACGACGGTGACGGGCAAGTTCCCGTTCGCCGCCTCCGGCCGCGCGATGGCCGTGCGCGAGACCGACGGCTTCTGCAAGGTCGTCGCCGACAAGGCGACGAACCGCATCCTCGGCGCCGGGTTCGTCGGCACGAACGCGTCGGACCTCATCGGGGAAGCCTGCCTCGCGGTGTCCGTCGGCGTCACCCTCGAGCAGGTCGCGCAGACCATCCACCCGCACCCGACCCTGACCGAGACCTTCGCGGAGGCCTGCGAGGTCGCCCTCGGCCATCCCGTGCACATGCTGCAGGTCAAGCGCGAAGCCCCGGTCTTCTAG
- the lipB gene encoding lipoyl(octanoyl) transferase LipB produces MLVRDLGLKEYEEVWNLQRKLVFERSEEKIPDTVVLCQHHPVYTIGRSSKQAVPEALPYPVHKIERGGDLTWHGPGQLVGYPIFHLPGLGLKARSYLAALEAVLIEAIAPFGVKATTVKGFTGLWVGRKKLASIGVAVRGGVAYHGFALNMNNTLAPFGLIHPCRLESEVMTTMARLTGGSVDEHAVSKAVGQAMLQYFGRMVRDDARP; encoded by the coding sequence ATGCTCGTCCGGGATCTGGGTCTCAAGGAGTACGAGGAGGTCTGGAACCTCCAGCGCAAGCTCGTCTTCGAGCGGAGCGAGGAGAAGATCCCGGACACCGTCGTGCTGTGCCAGCACCACCCGGTCTACACGATCGGACGCTCGTCGAAGCAGGCCGTCCCCGAGGCGCTCCCGTACCCCGTCCACAAGATCGAGCGCGGGGGCGACCTGACCTGGCACGGCCCGGGGCAGCTCGTCGGCTACCCGATCTTCCATCTGCCCGGGCTCGGCCTCAAGGCCCGCTCGTACCTGGCCGCCCTGGAGGCCGTGCTCATCGAGGCGATCGCGCCGTTCGGCGTGAAGGCGACGACCGTCAAAGGCTTCACCGGCCTGTGGGTCGGGCGCAAGAAGCTGGCCTCGATCGGCGTCGCGGTGCGCGGCGGCGTCGCGTACCACGGCTTCGCGCTGAACATGAACAACACCTTGGCCCCTTTCGGCCTCATCCACCCCTGCCGGCTCGAGAGCGAGGTCATGACCACCATGGCCCGCCTGACGGGGGGAAGCGTCGACGAGCACGCCGTGAGCAAGGCCGTCGGCCAGGCGATGCTCCAGTATTTCGGACGGATGGTCAGGGACGATGCCCGCCCCTGA
- a CDS encoding phospholipase has translation MIRLSSLLLALLATTARAEFSVPGFELVYSYPVETALAEPDLRLAQDAWPAMFDAAQKTIDIEQFYVTPSTGEPLEQSLQALERAAARGVRIRVLLEKKFEKNSLDGIARLKSIPGLDLRIIEWSKVNGDGIVHAKFFVVDSTQAFVGSQNFDWRALKHIHELGLRITDAGVVASVQRVFEHDWKEADTRVYELGFKPEPPPAPASRDADRSGRAYLVASPWRKNPPGVGDSESELVRLIGEAKSELAVQLLDYNPTTYSRPKRFYAPIDNALRDAAVRGVKVKLLVSHWNTDEQSVVHLKSLSLIPGVEVKVITVPEAKEGRIPFSRTAHSKYMVADGKVAWVGTSNWAGGYLDSSRNLEIVVKDESLAARAARIHAHLWGSPYAEPLQLLKDYPKPRK, from the coding sequence ATGATCCGACTTTCCTCGCTGCTGCTGGCCCTGCTCGCGACGACCGCCCGCGCGGAGTTCTCCGTCCCGGGCTTCGAGCTCGTCTACTCTTATCCCGTCGAGACGGCCCTCGCCGAGCCCGACCTGCGCCTGGCCCAGGACGCCTGGCCCGCGATGTTCGACGCGGCGCAGAAGACGATCGACATCGAGCAGTTCTACGTGACCCCGTCCACGGGCGAGCCCCTCGAGCAGTCCCTCCAGGCCCTCGAGCGCGCCGCCGCGCGCGGCGTGAGGATCCGCGTCCTCCTCGAGAAGAAGTTCGAGAAGAACTCGCTCGACGGCATCGCGCGGCTCAAGTCCATCCCCGGCCTCGACCTGCGCATCATCGAATGGTCCAAGGTCAACGGCGACGGGATCGTCCACGCCAAGTTCTTCGTCGTCGACTCGACGCAGGCCTTCGTCGGCAGCCAGAACTTCGACTGGCGGGCCCTCAAGCACATCCACGAGCTCGGGCTGAGGATCACCGACGCCGGCGTCGTCGCGAGCGTCCAGCGGGTGTTCGAGCACGACTGGAAGGAGGCCGACACGAGGGTGTACGAGCTCGGCTTCAAGCCGGAGCCGCCGCCGGCGCCCGCGAGCCGCGACGCGGACCGCTCCGGGCGGGCCTACCTCGTCGCCAGCCCGTGGCGGAAGAACCCGCCCGGGGTGGGGGACTCCGAGTCCGAGCTGGTCCGGCTCATCGGCGAGGCCAAGTCCGAGCTGGCCGTCCAGCTCCTCGACTACAACCCGACGACCTACTCCCGTCCCAAGCGCTTCTACGCCCCGATCGACAACGCCCTGCGCGACGCGGCGGTGCGCGGCGTGAAGGTCAAGCTGCTCGTCTCCCACTGGAACACCGACGAGCAGTCCGTCGTCCACCTGAAGAGCCTTTCCCTGATCCCCGGCGTCGAGGTGAAGGTCATCACCGTGCCCGAGGCCAAGGAGGGCCGCATCCCCTTCTCGCGCACCGCGCACTCCAAGTACATGGTCGCCGACGGCAAGGTCGCCTGGGTCGGCACGAGCAACTGGGCGGGGGGCTACCTCGACTCCTCCCGAAACCTCGAGATCGTGGTGAAGGACGAGTCCCTCGCCGCGCGCGCCGCGAGGATCCACGCCCATCTGTGGGGCTCTCCTTACGCCGAGCCGCTGCAGCTCCTGAAGGACTACCCGAAGCCCCGGAAATGA
- a CDS encoding MFS transporter, which translates to MRKALDTAALGFAGLCLGLAAGALPAAASAEARLELSKSQLALTLGLGLWTRALASGFAGALVDRFGVRRALRGAAAGAAAAGLGLGLLFLGGREETAFVGVAILHAALCYFLAFAGPAAARMNAARLEPALRGRHSGLYGAIAFPAEFLALPAGLWLGGRLPAAAFVLLPAGAALLALAAALLAPRGTREDEPHPRLAELAVLARRRDVLLPASLEACAGAARWGLLGWSAQFLNEVHHVRLGTPLFGAALAAAAGGAFLGPVLAGLASDKGFGGRRGPAAAVFFAALTGALIGLGRALEPVTAVAFLGAACAASFGVHALLSGAAAMDAGGRRSAGAVSGLLDGVHHAAGGLAMLLVGAMIDRGGWAAWTRALIPFAVAGAGLSFLLGAFKAEAPDPCP; encoded by the coding sequence ATGAGGAAGGCGCTCGACACCGCCGCGCTCGGCTTCGCCGGGCTGTGCCTCGGCCTGGCCGCCGGCGCCCTGCCCGCGGCGGCGTCGGCGGAGGCGAGGCTGGAGCTGTCCAAATCCCAGCTGGCCCTGACGCTCGGCCTGGGGCTGTGGACGCGCGCCTTGGCCTCCGGCTTCGCCGGCGCGCTCGTCGACCGCTTCGGCGTCCGCCGCGCCCTGCGCGGCGCGGCGGCGGGCGCCGCCGCCGCCGGGCTCGGCCTCGGCCTCCTGTTCCTCGGCGGGAGGGAGGAGACGGCGTTCGTCGGCGTCGCCATCCTGCACGCCGCCCTGTGCTATTTCCTGGCCTTCGCCGGGCCCGCCGCGGCCCGCATGAACGCCGCGCGCCTCGAGCCCGCGCTCCGCGGACGCCACTCCGGCCTTTACGGCGCGATCGCCTTCCCGGCCGAGTTCCTCGCCCTGCCGGCCGGCCTGTGGCTCGGCGGGCGTCTCCCCGCCGCGGCCTTCGTCTTACTGCCGGCCGGCGCCGCGCTCCTCGCCCTCGCCGCCGCCTTGCTCGCCCCCCGCGGGACGCGGGAGGACGAGCCCCATCCCCGGCTCGCCGAGCTCGCCGTCCTCGCCCGCCGCCGGGACGTGCTCCTGCCCGCCTCCCTCGAGGCCTGCGCGGGGGCCGCGCGCTGGGGCCTGCTGGGCTGGTCGGCGCAATTCCTGAACGAGGTGCACCACGTCCGGCTCGGGACGCCGCTGTTCGGCGCGGCGCTCGCCGCGGCCGCGGGCGGGGCCTTCCTGGGCCCCGTCCTCGCCGGGCTCGCGTCGGACAAGGGCTTCGGCGGACGCCGCGGGCCCGCGGCGGCGGTCTTCTTCGCGGCGCTGACCGGGGCGCTGATCGGCCTCGGCCGGGCGCTGGAGCCGGTCACCGCCGTCGCTTTCCTGGGCGCGGCCTGCGCCGCGTCCTTCGGCGTCCACGCCCTTCTCAGCGGCGCCGCCGCGATGGACGCCGGCGGCCGGCGCTCGGCCGGCGCGGTCTCCGGCCTGCTCGACGGCGTCCACCACGCGGCCGGAGGGCTCGCGATGCTGCTCGTCGGCGCGATGATCGACCGCGGCGGCTGGGCCGCCTGGACCCGCGCCTTGATCCCCTTCGCCGTCGCCGGCGCCGGCCTGTCTTTCCTGCTTGGCGCCTTTAAGGCTGAAGCTCCGGATCCTTGCCCTTGA